Proteins encoded within one genomic window of Gigantopelta aegis isolate Gae_Host chromosome 2, Gae_host_genome, whole genome shotgun sequence:
- the LOC121380998 gene encoding uncharacterized protein LOC121380998: protein MYTHVFESAHHLRMCLLLKTLNGTSTVFDMYTHVFESAHHLRMCLLLKTLNGTSTVFDMYTHVFESAHHLRMCLLLKTLNGTSTVFDMYTHVFESAHHLRMCLLLKTLNGTSTVFDMYTHVFESAHHLRMCLLLKTLNGTSTVFDMYTHVFESAHHLRMCLLLKTLNGTSTVFDMYTHVFESAHHLRMCLLLKTLNGTSTVFDMYTHVFESAHHLRMCLLLKTLNGTSTVFDMYTHVFESAHHLRMCLLLKTLNGTSTVFDMYTHVFESAHHLRMCLLLKTLNGTSTVFDMYTHVFESAHHLRMCLLLKTLNGTSTVFDMYTHVFESAHHLRMCLLLKTLNGTSTVFDMYTHVFESAHHLRMCLLLKTLNGTSTVFDMYTHVFESAHHLRMCLLLKTLNGTSTVFDMYTHVFESAHHLRMCLLLKTLNGTSTVFDMYTHVFESAHHLRMCLLLKTLNGTSTVSAFYVSDNMIR from the coding sequence ATGTATACCCATGTGTTCGAGTCTGCACATCATCTTagaatgtgtttgttgttgaaaaCTTTGAATGGAACATCGACTGTTTTTGATATGTATACCCATGTGTTCGAGTCTGCACATCATCTTagaatgtgtttgttgttgaaaaCTTTGAATGGAACATCGACTGTTTTTGATATGTATACCCATGTGTTCGAGTCTGCACATCATCTTagaatgtgtttgttgttgaaaaCTTTGAATGGAACATCGACTGTTTTTGATATGTATACCCATGTGTTCGAGTCTGCACATCATCTTagaatgtgtttgttgttgaaaaCTTTGAATGGAACATCGACTGTTTTTGATATGTATACCCATGTGTTCGAGTCTGCACATCATCTTagaatgtgtttgttgttgaaaaCTTTGAATGGAACATCGACTGTTTTTGATATGTATACCCATGTGTTCGAGTCTGCACATCATCTTagaatgtgtttgttgttgaaaaCTTTGAATGGAACATCGACTGTTTTTGATATGTATACCCATGTGTTCGAGTCTGCACATCATCTTagaatgtgtttgttgttgaaaaCTTTGAATGGAACATCGACTGTTTTTGATATGTATACCCATGTGTTCGAGTCTGCACATCATCTTagaatgtgtttgttgttgaaaaCTTTGAATGGAACATCGACTGTTTTTGATATGTATACCCATGTGTTCGAGTCTGCACATCATCTTagaatgtgtttgttgttgaaaaCTTTGAATGGAACATCGACTGTTTTTGATATGTATACCCATGTGTTCGAGTCTGCACATCATCTTagaatgtgtttgttgttgaaaaCTTTGAATGGAACATCGACTGTTTTTGATATGTATACCCATGTGTTCGAGTCTGCACATCATCTTagaatgtgtttgttgttgaaaaCTTTGAATGGAACATCGACTGTTTTTGATATGTATACCCATGTGTTCGAGTCTGCACATCATCTTagaatgtgtttgttgttgaaaaCTTTGAATGGAACATCGACTGTTTTTGATATGTATACCCATGTGTTCGAGTCTGCACATCATCTTagaatgtgtttgttgttgaaaaCTTTGAATGGAACATCGACTGTTTTTGATATGTATACCCATGTGTTCGAGTCTGCACATCATCTTagaatgtgtttgttgttgaaaaCTTTGAATGGAACATCGACTGTTTTTGATATGTATACCCATGTGTTCGAGTCTGCACATCATCTTagaatgtgtttgttgttgaaaaCTTTGAATGGAACATCGACTGTTTTTGATATGTATACCCATGTGTTCGAGTCTGCACATCATCTTagaatgtgtttgttgttgaaaaCTTTGAATGGAACATCGACTGTTTCTGCATTTTACGTCAGCGATAACATGATTCGATAG